In Babesia bovis T2Bo chromosome 3, whole genome shotgun sequence, the genomic window GTCACGATCCCTTGTTGATTGCACTGCGAGTGGGTTATGAACAGTGTTGAATGGCCAGTGAAATCGGATGGGTTTAGAGGCTGAATGCAGATCCTCTGGATATCATGTTAGGCGTTTTTCCATCGCTGGTAATGTACAATATGATCTATGCACGTTAACATCGTATCTCCCCGAAGGTATATTCCAAAGGGTTAGACATGGTGAATCGCCGACGTTGTGTCGTTCCACTTTGGACCGACAGAACACATGCTGCACCActactttatatattaccGTTACATACGAGCACAGCAAACTTACGATTACTGGAAGAGGTGTCAACGGTTGTGAATCAGTAATGCATGTCACTTGTACGGAAAATGTGAACAGATATTTTATACAATCCATATTAGGTTGATGGTCCAAACCTTCAAAGACACCAAAGTATGCCAAAACCAAATCTACGTTATGAAATAGGATGCTACATGGTATGCAATCCGTGTCCCCCGCTGCAAAATTTGTTCCATTCGTATAACACGAGGATATTGAAGAACCATACGCATTCACCTTAATTTGTAGCATGATAACTCCTGATTTACCGCAGTGGTCCTATTGCATCCAATAGCATTTGTGCATTACCGTGGTCGACACTATTTCATTATGATAGTTGCTACAATCATGGCCCTGCGCTCGGATACAATATGCAGTGGATACTAAAATTACACGTGCCCTAACAATTCCATATGGAAATACAATCAGATTCCCAGTGCGTCTGTGATCTTTATAGGCTTCATTTGAACCTTCCTAGTCACCTCGATTGCGCTACAATATCATTCCGGATCACTTTGTGGCCTAGTTGACGTTCTCTTCTTAGACAACCTTTTATGATGTTTCACTTCGGTACCGTCGAAACAGTGCTTACTATAATGGTCACGTATCTTATGCTTCAATTCGTCATGAATTCTATCGAATGATCCACACCGCTTAACTTCGTCAGAAAGTTCCTTGGGGAGGTTGGCCACCAGGTCGTCAAAATGTTGAATGTCCAGATACTTATTTACTTCCTTACGAAGCTTTGTTGGAATGGCATCGATTGACCCATATGAATAGATTTTTCTAGCAAGCACTTTGGGCAAACATGATAGCTGATTCAAGAAACGCTCCTTTCTCATATAATTTTGTAATCGGTTAACCAAATCACGTGGTATATCTTCATATTTCGCAAAATTACTAGCCTCTGAGGCAAGGTTTTCAGGTAGTTCATCAAGCAACATTCCAAATTCATGTTTGGTCAACGGTTGCTTAAGTCTGGATACCACGTTTCCCGGTAGATCTCCACATTTACGGCATAGGAAAACCATGGATGCAATAGACTCAGggaatttatatataaggTCATCATTCCTGTGCTTCACCATACATTTAATCAATTCGCTCCGCATTTTTTGTGGCACTTTCGCGATGTCATCATATTTAACCAGTtcttttgcgatatcgtaGGGTATATCACCAAATCTCAATCCCATATGCTTCTGCCTTATGAGCATCTTCATTCGGTTTCCATCCTCCTTACTTATAGTGGTGAAATCAATAGCAGCAATATCCTTTTCATATGTTTCACCATTTAGTGTATCGAGTTTTTTGCGATAAACTGTAACGGGTTTGGGCTTGTGTCGGCGGTGGTTTGGTGACCTAAGGGGCATTGGTGCATTATCGTCGCTTTGGAAATCACTAGACTGCACATCGTCGTGTCTCACTGGGAAGACAAGAGGCTGGTGCTGCTCCAATCCAGTGGTTGGTCCATTACCAGTATCCTGGAGTATAGCAGTACCAGGTGAAGTACAGCATATGACATTACCAGCTGCTGAGTAAGTTACTACAGCAAGTCCGGCAACCCATTTAGTAACCTTCCTGAACCCGTTAACGCGTCGGCAGTTATGATTTAACTCCATATTTGCAACCTCCAGAAAATACAACGATTAGCTAACGTTGAAATCCAAGAGCTACACGAACTGCATTATAACATCtacaatataatactaCATTTACAGGAACACACGGGGAATCCCAGATGGTCTGAGACTAAGAAGGCTTCACCGATGTCGGTGGAATCTTCATTTACCAAAGCAACAAATGGGCAATTATCAATACACGCCTTGCGTTGGTGTTTTTAACATCATGTAAATCCAACCTTATATTCAAGAGCAGGTTGGGTTACCATGCTGTGATCAAGGATTGATTGGTGCGGCAAGTATATCTACATTCAACACGACATAACCTCATAGAAGTTATCCATAGCACTAAATGTATGAACATGAAGTATAAGATACTACAAAAGTATGTAGTACACATGTGAGTATGGCTTTGCGAACACTACCTTCCATTATGACGCGCGACATGGATCTCCATGCGACAAATTCACTAAACATATAATTTCCGTTGATCTAACTAACTAGTATGCATTATAACTAGACTAGGGCGACTTAAACGTATGATACAGCACAGTATAATCGAATTATAAGCAACACAGTTCATTACCTCTGATCATGTGGAACCGCTTGTAAAATAGCGTTATCCTTACATAACTTGCTAGTGCAGTAGACAACGTTGATATTGGGACCCTTTATTGCTTAATGTAAACTGCTATGTACCGTTTGACTATAAGCAACTATATGGACACCAATAGCTTTGTGAGTCTGGATAATGATAACTTAACTTCGTTTAGCGATTGGGCAGTACTACTTTACCACCATCACAGCTCATAGAACAACCCATATGTACACCTGTATATTTTTATAGCATTAAATGTCCGATGTCAGCTTTAGAGGCGGGCGACCGTGACCTTCAGAAACGCTGGTGAACGCCCTCAGTATGCACGTTGGCAGTGATAACCTTTACGTTAGGTATGTTCAACTTGAGGAACGTCAACATGTCAGCGGTGTCCTGGTCAACCTGGATGAGAGGCACATCAACCTCGGAACGTTCGGGAACAAAGTCCATGCGGCGCTCACGCTCTTCCTCCTGAAGCTTCAATGAAATGCCACGCACAGGACCTTTTTGGATGCGGCGCATCAGATGTGTGATGAAGCCAGCAACCTTATTGCGCATACGCTTTGATGGGATTTGTGCTACCTCTTCAGCAACCTTCTTGTTGAAGTGGAAGTCCAAACTCAGCTTGGCATAATACTTCTCTACGATCTGGCGCGCAGCACGCTTGACGGTCTTAGTACGAACGCGACCCTGCGATATGATATAGTGATCAACACAAAGGGCAAAAGATACAAACGACACATTTCCCATGAACCAGAAGCGGGTTGCTCTATATATTTACGCTCATCAACACATAAATTATACACAAAACCGGTAATAGCTATAAATAGAATccaaaacataccatgTTGATACCAGTTGGCCCGATGACAGCGGcgatatacacaatatgtTGCACAACCTAGGGTAAAAACACTTTCCAGTGACTGCAAAACAATAATACCAAATGTTGTGGCTAACAGAACGCGATTGTAGGCCACTAAATGGCCAATTTCTTGCGACACGACACTGTGGGGACGGCCTAGCCAGTTATGATACTAGGTCTTAAAGTGGCATATTATATTCAGATTCATGAGCAATGTGGATGCCAGGTGGCACAGAATGTCTATTAAAGATCAATAGCATTCTTAGTCGTCATTGGACACGCATTAAGCGATATTTATAGGTCAATGAAAATATGGCTCTCCCGGTGTTTATTTATACTGATTTTTACGTGTTTAAGACTACACATTTGGTATTGTAGTGTTTATATGTTATCGCACTAAATATGTGTACCATTTTTTATTTACGGACAACTCTGTCGCACTGTATACATCTagtatgtaatatatatcgttCTTTTATGTAACTATGCTGGTGTAGGTGGTTGAATTCCATGTTTTGTACTCAATGGTCAGCGCTTAGCAACGTAGTAGGTATCTTGAATTCAATGCAGTACATATGCTTCTTTGGGGAAACATCTCTAACCGTTACAATCTTCTTATCCGGTATCTTTACCCCCAATACGCCTTCCATTCGTGCATCAATGTCAGTTTCCACGTCGGCAGCTTCACTGAAGCAGTAGCAATGTACTACGCATGTGCGTATGTTTTCAGGATCTATTCCCTTTGCGAGTCCTTTCAGCGAATCTGGGCACAAATGTAACACGGTATATTTTACCTACCTAGAAACTCTATAGCATCTTTGGGCAAATTCATGACAAAGTGCACTTTACTATCCACTTTCATGACATGGTCCTTTACGGACGTAGTCTGCTTGTCTAATATTCCAGAATCAATAACTGTCTTGACAAAATCACGGGCATCGCGATTGTAGGCAAATACCTTGTCACTAAGCTTGTTCAGCTTGGCGTTTAATTCAATATACTGTGTACCCGTTGGATTCAAATCGTTGGCAAATACCAAACACCCCTTGCCTGCGGCGTATATGGCAAATGGGCCAACCCCTGCAAACATGTCTATTACAATGTCACCCCTAGCAAATGTTTCACTCAAACGTTCACGTTCTCTGATTAGTCTAGAATTCCAATAAACGTTACGGAAATCTATTTTGAACGTATGGCCATTTTCATTCTGGGTTGCGATTAGATCATCGTCTCCGGCAAGTAGTTCAAGATCCATTGTTCGGAATTCGGTTTCCACTTCCTTGGTTTTGTTTACCACTGTGCGTATGTGTTTGTGTTTATCTAATAATATTTTTGCGATTATATGTTTGGCCCATAGGCGCTCATTTGGGAGGTTCAAATGAGCTATATGTCCAATAGTCTCGAAGCTAACCATGATGCCATTGGAGTCGCCTAGCAGCCTTAGGCATTCATCTGTATGTTGTTATAACGTACTGACTTTAGATAACCTACCGACTGACAAATCTTCGTATGTTCTCGTGTAACTAAACTCGTGGTAAAACACTGCATCTGACTTTATAATATCTCGCAATTCGGCGTCTAGATATTCCCAGTCTGCGGCATGTGTAATTTTCAGTATATCCACTACCATGAACAACAAACGATCGAGTATTCTCTGGAATAGACACCTCCTTTAGACATGGGCTGAGCAGCGCCTTCTTGTGGCTTTTCACAAGGTTTctgttgatatatacataacagTGTCATTACACACCTGAAAAACCCCTTGTCGGCGAACGATTTCTGCTGATCTGGTCGTATGGCCACCAGTACACATTTTTCGGTGGCACTGTAACTGTGGTAAAATGAAGATTCCTTGGGTTAATAGCATACTTCTCAAGTTCTTGAGGCGTTTTAATCTCCGGCGCAGCTTGTAGAGCTTCCGAATCCACTACCTCTTGCCAGCGTCGCTTATGCCTGTCTAGACCCATTTTTAATTCACTTCCTCCCATCAACCTATATCCCAAAAAGCAGCAGACTATACCTATCCCCCGCAACCACATGTATGCACTGTTCCAACACTCTGACACCTACCACTCCCCTATCACCACCACCCAAAACCCCGAATTTCCCTCATTACCCACAACTCCGTAACAATCCCTATCCCCCGCAACCACATGTATACACTGAATCACTCTCCACCACTCCCTTACTCCACCACTCCAATGAACCCCGAACACCCCTCCTACCCCGACACATGTAGCACGCCGGGATAAATCTCAGCGGATCGCAAGTCAAGCCCACTCTCGCGCTTACAATACCCGGGTGCGGCAAAGTCGTCTACAGAGCATGTATCGCCCGTGCGATTAGGATTAAGATTCGGAGAGGCAGGAAATATGGCGCAGCAAAAGCGCACGGGCGGTGTGTGGCGGCGGTACAGCACGGATTCTGACTTAGAGGCGTTCAGTCATTATCCGACGGATGGTAGCGTCGCGGCACTGGCTCTTCAGCCAACCGCATTAACCAAGTATCCGAGTCCACTGTTCCTCTCGTACTAGGTGGAGTTACTGGCGCGCCGCGGACATCAGTAGGGTAAAACTAACCTGTCTCACGACGGTCTAAACCCAGCTCACGTTCCCTATTAGCGGGTGAACAATCCGACACTTTGAGACTTCTGCATCTCAATGATAGGAAGAGCCGACATCGAAGGATCAAAAAGCAACGTCGCTATGAACGCTTGGCTGCCACAAGCCAGTTATCCCTGTGGTAACTTTTCTGACACCTCTAGCCGCACGTCTCGCGGGCAAAAAGGATCGATAGGCCATGCTTGCACAGTTTGTATTTTTACTGAAAATCAAAATCAAGCGAGCTTTTCCCCTTTTGGTCAACGTGAGATTTCTGTCCTCACTGAGCTCGCCTTGGGACACCTGCGTTATCCTTTAACAGATGTACCGCCCCAGTCAAACTCCCCACCTGGCCCTGTCTCCCGCCCGAGAAAAGGGAGCAACAAAGAAGAAGCATAACGGAATAAGCAAGACAACATCGAGGGTAGTGGTATTTCAAGGGCGCCGGAGCTCCCACCTATGCTACACCCCCCAAGTCGTCTCACAGAGCCGGACTAGAGTGAAGCTCAACAGGGTCTTCTTTCCCCGCTGATTTTGCCAAGCCCGTTCCCTTGGCTGTGGGTTCGCTAGATGGCAGATAGGGACAGTGGGAATCTCGTTAATCCATTCATGCGCGTCACTAATTAGATGACGAGGCATTTGGCTACCTTAAGAGAGTCATAGTTACTCCCGCCGTTTACCCGCGCTTGGTTGAATTTCACCACGTTGACATTCAGAGCACTGGGCAGAAATCACATTGCGTCAACACCCGTGGGGGCCATCGCAATGCTTGGTTTTAATTAAACAGTCGGATTCCCCTTGTCCGCTCCAGTTCTGAGTTGGCCGTTCATCGCGCAGGACGTCGAGAGCACGCTGAAGCAAGGGTGCTAAATTCCTCGGGAGAAGAAGAGAGCAGACTTGAAACAGAGAGCAATCGGGTCGAAGCGCCCGGCCCCCAGAGCCAATCCTTATCCCGAAGTTACGGATCCATTTTGCCGACTTCCCTTATCTGCCTTGCTCTATCGACCAGAGGCTGCTAACCTAGGAGACCTGATGCGGTTATCGGTACGGACGGGGGTGGAACACTGGCTTGGCGCTTCAGGGGCTCTTGCAGGCGCACCGGACAGGTCGAAAGTTGACCTGCAATGCCAGGAGCAAACCCGTATCGCCGCGTAAAGCGATTCCACGGGCAGGCGCCTGTTAACAAGCAAAGACAACGCTTGCCGGGGCATGCACGAACGGAGCCAAGCCAGCTTGTGTTGCCACCGATCCACGACCCGGCTCAGGAATGTTAACCTGATGCCCTGTCACGCAAAGGAGCGAAGCTCACGTCGGCGCCGAGAGGCTGGCGTTTAGGACCGGCTAAACCATGGCCAAGCAATGTTCCCATGGAACCCTGCTCCACATCGGCCTTCAAGGATCTCGCTTGAATAGttgctactaccaccaaGATCTGCACTAGGCAGGGCTCCACGCGGGCTTGCGCGCCGCGCTTCAAAGCCGAGCCCACGTCCTCCTACACATGGCCAGAGCGGCCATGGCCGGGTTTCGGTAACCTGCTTGAGCGCCATCCATTTTCAGGGCAAGTTCATTCGGCAGGTGAGTTGTTACACACTCCTTAGCGGGTTTCGACTTCCATGACCACCGTCCTGCTGTCTAAATGAACCAACACCTTTTATGGTATCTGATGAGCAGGTATTTGGGCACCTTAACCCGGCGTTAGGTGCAGCCCTCATCGCCAGTTCTGCTTACCAAAAATGGCCCACTAGGAATCGACATTCGGCCCGGGGCGTCAGAGAAGCACGCCCGGGGATCTTACCAATTTAAAGTTTGAGAATAGGTCAAGGGGCACGGCCCCCCGATACCTCTAATCATTAGCTTTACCTGGTAAAACTGAGAGCGGGCTAGGCCCGGGAGATTCCAGCTATCCTGAGGGAAACTTCGGAGGAAACCAGCTACTAGATGGTTCGATTAGTCTTTCGCCCCTATACCCAGGTTTGACGAACGATTTGCACGTCAGTATCGCTGCGGACCTCCACCAGGCTTTCGCCTGGCTTCATCCTACCCAGGCATAGTTCACCATCTTTCGGGTCCTACCAAGTGTGCTAGACGCGACGAAAAACGCCGGATGCGTGGGCGTGGGAACTGCAGGCAATTGCTTTCGCTGCGCGCGAGGGTGTGGAACCCGGGCACTCGCACACGTGATAGACTCCTTGGTCCGTGTTTCAAGACGGGTCGGTTGGAACTTGTACGGCGGGCATTGAGGGGCGCCGGTGAGAGAAACCCAGAGACAGGGGAAACCGGGTAGGAGACCGAGTCAAAGGGGGTATCAATCAGAGGCACCGGAAAATGACCGAGGCCAGGTGCCGAGGCACAGGGCGCAGCGTTCGTTCCAAAAGCTTCCCTACCAGCAATTTCAGGTACTTTTAACCCTCTTTACAGAGTGCTTTTCACCTTTCCCTCACGGTACTTGTAAGCTATCGGGCTCGCGCAAGTATTTAGTCTTGTGAGAAGACTACCTCACGTTGGCGCTCAAATCCCAAAGAACGCGACTCTGTGCGGGCGGACCTTGGAGTGGACGAAGTAACAATAGAACGGGGCTGTCACCCTCAGAGGCGTCCTGTTCCAAGAAACTTTATTGTAAATCGCCACCGGCGCCGCCG contains:
- a CDS encoding BBO225AA 22 kDa antigen-like protein gives rise to the protein MELNHNCRRVNGFRKVTKWVAGLAVVTYSAAGNVICCTSPGTAILQDTGNGPTTGLEQHQPLVFPVRHDDVQSSDFQSDDNAPMPLRSPNHRRHKPKPVTVYRKKLDTLNGETYEKDIAAIDFTTISKEDGNRMKMLIRQKHMGLRFGDIPYDIAKELVKYDDIAKVPQKMRSELIKCMVKHRNDDLIYKFPESIASMVFLCRKCGDLPGNVVSRLKQPLTKHEFGMLLDELPENLASEASNFAKYEDIPRDLVNRLQNYMRKERFLNQLSCLPKVLARKIYSYGSIDAIPTKLRKEVNKYLDIQHFDDLVANLPKELSDEVKRCGSFDRIHDELKHKIRDHYSKHCFDGTEVKHHKRLSKKRTSTRPQSDPE
- a CDS encoding putative 40S ribosomal protein S17, with the translated sequence MGRVRTKTVKRAARQIVEKYYAKLSLDFHFNKKVAEEVAQIPSKRMRNKVAGFITHLMRRIQKGPVRGISLKLQEEERERRMDFVPERSEVDVPLIQVDQDTADMLTFLKLNIPNVKVITANVHTEGVHQRF
- a CDS encoding tRNA (guanine37-N1)-methyltransferase family protein codes for the protein MGGSELKMGLDRHKRRWQEVVDSEALQAAPEIKTPQELENYSATEKCVLVAIRPDQQKSFADKGFFRNLVKSHKKALLSPCLKEVSIPENTRSFVVHDWEYLDAELRDIIKSDAVFYHEFSYTRTYEDLSVDECLRLLGDSNGIMVSFETIGHIAHLNLPNERLWAKHIIAKILLDKHKHIRTVVNKTKEVETEFRTMDLELLAGDDDLIATQNENGHTFKIDFRNVYWNSRLIRERERLSETFARGDIVIDMFAGVGPFAIYAAGKGCLVFANDLNPTGTQYIELNAKLNKLSDKVFAYNRDARDFVKTVIDSGILDKQTTSVKDHVMKVDSKVHFVMNLPKDAIEFLDSLKGLAKGIDPENIRTCVVHCYCFSEAADVETDIDARMEGVLGVKIPDKKIVTVRDVSPKKHMYCIEFKIPTTLLSADH